In uncultured Cohaesibacter sp., a genomic segment contains:
- a CDS encoding tyrosine-type recombinase/integrase, whose translation MKRNPYPGVTRVTDRHGKTRWRFRLKGCSSCYIRGTYGSKEFEASYQAAKLDKPFEIAKTKAKPGTFDWLITQYMRTKTFRDIGDVYRRNLSLEMERFRKDHGHRSITGLKKKHVEALMEAKRETPAAANKLKKLIGRLCRYAINDFGYAMTDPTQGIKPFKMNEDGYHTWTDAEISQFLAHHGEGSLAAIVLHLILYTGAARQDVNRMGWHSMYGNRIRYNRGKTGELVDLPLHHKLKEFLINIPSHRKTFITQTKSADESYTTESFGNWFGKQCKEAGVPGTAHGLRKAGATKLAEAGGTEFEIMTFLGHSNPGEARKYVKKANRKLMADNAMAKLK comes from the coding sequence ATGAAACGCAACCCTTATCCCGGCGTCACCAGAGTCACGGACCGCCACGGCAAGACCCGATGGCGTTTCAGACTCAAGGGATGCAGCTCCTGCTATATCCGAGGAACATATGGTTCGAAGGAGTTCGAGGCTTCCTATCAGGCTGCAAAACTGGACAAACCATTCGAGATAGCAAAGACCAAGGCGAAACCAGGCACCTTTGACTGGCTCATCACTCAATATATGCGGACAAAAACCTTCCGCGATATTGGGGATGTTTATCGTCGAAATCTCAGTCTGGAGATGGAGCGCTTTCGGAAAGATCACGGGCACCGCAGCATTACTGGCCTAAAGAAAAAGCACGTTGAGGCACTGATGGAGGCGAAGCGTGAGACCCCTGCTGCAGCCAACAAACTCAAAAAGCTCATCGGGCGCCTATGCCGCTATGCCATCAATGATTTTGGCTATGCGATGACGGATCCCACCCAGGGCATCAAGCCTTTTAAGATGAATGAAGATGGCTACCATACATGGACCGACGCAGAAATTTCTCAATTCCTGGCTCATCATGGTGAGGGCTCTTTGGCAGCAATCGTCTTGCATCTTATTCTTTACACTGGTGCTGCCCGACAGGACGTCAACCGGATGGGCTGGCATAGCATGTACGGCAACAGGATCCGCTACAACAGGGGCAAAACTGGTGAATTGGTGGACCTGCCGCTCCATCACAAACTCAAAGAGTTTCTGATCAACATTCCAAGCCATCGGAAAACCTTCATCACCCAAACCAAATCTGCTGATGAAAGCTATACAACTGAATCGTTTGGCAATTGGTTTGGGAAACAATGCAAGGAAGCCGGCGTTCCTGGAACGGCACATGGATTGCGCAAAGCCGGTGCAACAAAGCTGGCAGAAGCAGGCGGCACCGAGTTTGAAATCATGACTTTCCTGGGCCATTCGAACCCGGGAGAAGCACGGAAATATGTAAAGAAAGCAAACAGGAAGCTGATGGCCGACAATGCAATGGCAAAGCTGAAATGA